Proteins encoded together in one Nitrospinaceae bacterium window:
- a CDS encoding carbon-nitrogen hydrolase family protein, whose amino-acid sequence MPEKFTAAVVQDCSVVFDREKTIEKLVRLTAEAAGGGAKLVLFPEAFVSGYPKGLDFGTRVGGRSPEGMDEFRRYYDSALDLDGPGSAAIGTAARENNVHLAVGVIERGGETLYCTVGLWGPDGELLSRHRKLMPTAMERLIWGYGDGSTLTVTDTPLGRIGAVICWENYMPLLRTAMYSKGVQIYLAPTADSRDTWLPTMQHIAREGGCYVLSTCQYLTRGDCPEDYDAIQGNAPETVLMSGGACIISPHGEVLAGPHFDGPAILTAEIDLGEITRAKFAFDVVGHYARPDVFRLHVDERPMPPVVHTAADPRDSDHGGRE is encoded by the coding sequence ATGCCGGAAAAATTCACCGCAGCGGTTGTTCAGGATTGTTCCGTTGTTTTCGACAGGGAAAAAACCATCGAGAAACTTGTGCGCCTCACCGCCGAGGCGGCGGGAGGGGGCGCCAAGCTCGTTTTGTTTCCCGAGGCGTTCGTCTCGGGCTATCCCAAGGGGCTGGACTTTGGGACCCGGGTGGGAGGGCGATCCCCCGAGGGGATGGACGAGTTCCGCCGTTATTACGATAGCGCGCTCGATCTGGATGGACCCGGCAGCGCCGCCATCGGCACCGCCGCGCGGGAGAACAACGTCCATCTCGCGGTGGGCGTCATCGAGCGCGGCGGGGAAACGCTTTATTGCACAGTGGGTCTCTGGGGGCCGGACGGCGAACTCCTTTCCAGGCACCGCAAGCTGATGCCGACCGCGATGGAGCGCCTGATCTGGGGATACGGCGACGGCTCGACGCTCACGGTGACGGACACCCCGCTGGGCCGGATCGGGGCGGTCATCTGCTGGGAGAACTACATGCCCCTTCTTCGGACGGCCATGTACTCGAAAGGCGTCCAGATCTACCTGGCCCCGACGGCGGACAGCCGGGACACCTGGCTGCCCACCATGCAGCACATCGCGCGGGAGGGCGGCTGCTACGTCCTGTCCACCTGCCAGTATCTCACGCGGGGCGACTGCCCCGAGGATTACGACGCCATCCAGGGAAACGCGCCCGAAACCGTCCTGATGAGCGGGGGCGCCTGCATCATCTCCCCGCACGGCGAAGTTCTCGCCGGACCCCACTTCGATGGCCCGGCCATTCTCACGGCAGAGATCGACCTCGGCGAGATTACACGCGCCAAGTTCGCTTTCGACGTGGTGGGCCATTACGCCCGGCCCGATGTCTTCCGCCTTCACGTCGATGAGCGGCCCATGCCGCCCGTGGTTCATACGGCGGCCGACCCACGGGATTCGGACCATGGCGGCAGAGAATAA
- a CDS encoding alcohol dehydrogenase catalytic domain-containing protein, with protein MTIEGQGVISRRAGEPALLEDIILDAPGSGEVLVKIQASGVCHTDLHYKLGKIGDEFPYLLGHEGAGVIEQVGEGVTTLKKGDYVVLAWRAPCGHCRFCAIGQPHLCAASLNAEPRMRAKKDGLVLSPSLGIGTFCTHTVVSAKQAIPMPSECPPEQASLIGCGVMTGVGAALYTAGVTRGSSVAVFGCGGVGCSVIQGAKLARAEQIIAVDIAENKLEWAREFGATDTVNAKNGDPVEQIKELTGGNGVNFVFEAVGAPETLLQALWSRDLAGTAVLIGVPDPQMVMELPIQQFFGLGGALKVSWYGDCLPSRDFPLLANWYKSGELDLDRMVTRTIGLGDTEAAFEAMERGETLRSVISL; from the coding sequence GTGACAATAGAAGGTCAGGGTGTCATTTCGCGGCGCGCGGGCGAGCCCGCGCTTTTGGAGGACATCATTCTAGATGCGCCCGGGTCGGGCGAGGTGTTGGTGAAGATTCAGGCGAGCGGGGTTTGCCACACTGATCTGCACTACAAGCTTGGAAAAATTGGCGATGAGTTCCCCTATCTTTTGGGCCACGAGGGGGCGGGTGTTATCGAGCAGGTGGGCGAGGGCGTCACTACATTAAAGAAGGGCGATTATGTTGTCCTTGCCTGGCGTGCCCCTTGTGGGCACTGCCGCTTCTGTGCAATCGGCCAGCCTCATCTTTGCGCCGCGAGTCTTAATGCCGAGCCTCGGATGCGCGCGAAAAAAGACGGTCTCGTTTTGAGCCCCTCTCTCGGCATCGGCACTTTTTGCACCCACACTGTTGTTTCGGCTAAGCAGGCCATACCCATGCCCTCAGAGTGTCCGCCCGAGCAGGCCAGTCTTATCGGTTGCGGCGTAATGACCGGGGTGGGCGCCGCGCTCTACACCGCAGGCGTCACGCGGGGAAGCTCGGTCGCCGTTTTTGGCTGCGGCGGTGTTGGCTGTAGTGTCATCCAGGGTGCCAAACTTGCCCGCGCCGAGCAGATAATTGCGGTCGATATCGCCGAGAACAAGCTTGAGTGGGCCCGCGAGTTCGGCGCAACTGACACCGTCAACGCGAAAAACGGCGACCCCGTCGAGCAAATTAAAGAGCTGACCGGCGGCAATGGGGTGAACTTTGTTTTCGAGGCCGTGGGAGCGCCCGAAACGCTCCTTCAGGCGCTCTGGTCGCGCGACCTTGCCGGGACCGCCGTTTTGATTGGCGTGCCAGACCCCCAGATGGTGATGGAGCTTCCAATTCAGCAATTTTTCGGACTTGGGGGCGCGCTCAAGGTGAGCTGGTACGGGGACTGCCTCCCCTCGCGGGACTTTCCGCTGCTCGCGAACTGGTACAAATCAGGCGAGCTTGATCTCGACCGCATGGTCACCCGCACCATCGGACTGGGCGACACCGAGGCGGCTTTTGAGGCCATGGAAAGAGGCGAGACCTTGAGGTCGGTGATCAGCCTGTAG
- a CDS encoding dihydrofolate reductase: protein MPEFIYYVAASLDGYIATPEGDVNWLSPFESSDQDYGYSKFYESVEATVMGSRTYEQILSFGEWPYPEKSCCVFSQRHLKTKQPEVTLTNKSPKEVVPELEGRNLRRIWLVGGAKLATAFRKEGLITEYIISVMPVILGAGIPLFEPHSMPENLRLVGTESYSDGVIQLRYLRIQ, encoded by the coding sequence ATGCCCGAATTCATCTATTACGTCGCGGCTAGTCTTGATGGTTATATCGCAACGCCTGAGGGTGATGTTAATTGGCTCTCCCCTTTTGAGTCCTCCGACCAAGACTATGGTTACTCAAAGTTCTACGAATCGGTCGAAGCAACTGTTATGGGTAGCAGGACCTATGAGCAGATTCTTTCATTCGGTGAGTGGCCGTATCCGGAAAAATCCTGTTGTGTGTTTTCTCAGCGACATCTCAAAACAAAGCAACCCGAAGTTACCCTGACCAACAAAAGTCCTAAAGAAGTCGTGCCTGAGTTGGAGGGACGCAATCTACGCCGAATTTGGCTTGTTGGAGGAGCGAAACTTGCTACCGCCTTCCGCAAAGAAGGTTTGATAACTGAATATATAATTTCAGTCATGCCGGTGATACTTGGTGCTGGTATTCCCTTATTCGAACCGCACAGCATGCCAGAGAATCTAAGATTAGTTGGAACGGAGTCATATTCAGATGGTGTGATTCAACTTAGGTATTTGCGAATCCAATAA
- the nthA gene encoding nitrile hydratase subunit alpha, protein MTMNDTHHDHAHPPNQDGPLTHYQILESAVRELLIEKGVFTADDVRREVEKMDQRTPARGAKVVARAWTDPAYKERLLENGTAACEELGLDMGQTYFLVAVENTESVHNVIVCTLCSCYPRNLIGLPPDWYKSRAYRTRVVREPREVLKEFGLELPESTTIRVHDSTADMRYMVLPRRPEGTEGMSEEELAATVTRDCMIGVAAPTAEPVTT, encoded by the coding sequence ATGACTATGAACGATACACATCATGACCACGCCCATCCGCCCAACCAGGATGGACCTCTGACTCACTACCAAATACTCGAATCGGCTGTGCGTGAGCTTCTCATTGAAAAAGGCGTGTTCACTGCAGACGATGTACGCCGCGAGGTCGAGAAGATGGACCAGCGCACCCCCGCCCGGGGAGCGAAAGTCGTCGCCCGCGCATGGACCGACCCGGCTTATAAAGAGCGGCTTCTAGAAAACGGAACTGCCGCCTGCGAGGAACTCGGCCTCGACATGGGGCAAACCTACTTCCTCGTCGCAGTCGAGAACACCGAGAGTGTGCATAACGTCATCGTCTGCACGCTCTGCTCATGCTATCCGAGGAACCTCATCGGTCTTCCGCCGGATTGGTACAAATCCCGCGCTTACCGAACACGCGTCGTACGCGAGCCAAGAGAGGTGTTGAAAGAATTTGGGCTAGAGCTTCCCGAGAGTACGACGATCCGGGTGCACGACTCGACCGCCGACATGCGCTACATGGTGCTCCCTCGGCGGCCTGAGGGCACCGAGGGGATGAGCGAGGAAGAGCTTGCCGCCACCGTCACAAGAGACTGCATGATCGGTGTGGCAGCGCCGACCGCCGAGCCAGTCACTACGTAA
- a CDS encoding nitrile hydratase subunit beta — MAAKYQPGEAVYVRRAPSIGHVRTPHYIKGKTGVIERICGDFANPEELAYARSGLPLRTLYRVRFNQHRIWPDYAGPDGDTVDIEIYEHWLEPAGDLEA; from the coding sequence ATGGCGGCAAAATACCAGCCGGGCGAGGCGGTTTATGTAAGACGAGCGCCCTCCATCGGCCATGTCCGAACCCCCCACTACATCAAAGGGAAAACTGGCGTCATCGAACGAATTTGCGGGGACTTCGCCAACCCCGAAGAACTTGCATATGCACGGAGCGGCTTGCCGCTAAGAACACTCTACCGCGTGCGCTTTAACCAGCATCGCATCTGGCCTGATTACGCGGGCCCTGACGGCGATACGGTGGATATCGAAATTTATGAGCACTGGCTGGAGCCAGCCGGAGATTTGGAGGCATGA